The DNA window ttttagtatcattattatttgttttacaaACGAGATTTTCATTTGCAGAAATAGGAGGAATGGAGGTGTTAAGAGCTTTTGTGAACAGTCCCATTGGCCCTAAAACAACTCATTTCTGGGGCCCTGTTTTCAACTGGAGCCTCCCTATTGCAGTATTTGCTAAAAATTCAAATCCATTTCAACATAGTTCACTGCTGTTTTATGTCATTTCTATGAGATTAATCCAAGTACTCTTGTGTCTATCGCTTTCTTTCTTTTAAAGGCATTTTTAGACACAAAGAAACCCCCAGAAGTGATATCGGGCAACATGACTGCAGGTCAGCCAATCTCTAAGTTTGACCCCTCTTTTTATTCTTAATTCAAACTTACTCCTACCATATCCAACTCTAATCCCAGTAATATAGATATACGTTGCTAAATTAAAGTGATTGATGTGTTTTGAAGTAATGTGCGGCTACTCAGCATTATTCATGAGGTTTGCATGGGTGGTACAGCCACGCAACCTCCATCTTCTTGTCTGCCATGCCTGTAATGAAACTGTGCAGCTTTATCAGCTCTCCCGTTGGATCAAGGCTCAACAGTAAGCCTTCGTAATATTAAGCACTATAAGAGAAACAcaactcaaaatttatataaataaaattaagttgtTATCTACAGGAATTCACAGAAGAAAGATGAAACTGAGGCACCAAACAGCAACAAAGATGACTAGTACTACAATGATCATTACACCTTGATCTTCAATAAAAACTCTATTGTAAAATTTGCTTCTTTCTCAACAAGATGAAGTATAATTTTCTATAAAGCTTGAGTAAACAAAGCTTAATCCcaacataaattataaatatctttttGTTTAGCTTATCTGCGCTACTTAACCTTTGATTCGCAGGGTTATGGTTTGTTTAATATTTTAGCTTAAAGATGAACTGTATTAATTGATTTGTAAACTTTTacaaagaaaggaagaaaaagtCTCAATACATTGAAATTAAACTCAAAGATATACAAATTAAAGAAAGAGTACCTTCATCGAAAGTGAAACCATATTAATCCCAAGGAAAAAAACATCAAAAGAAAGCCACCAAATCCACCACTCAAGCTACGTATAAATCCAATTGGaagataattaaaaaattattatttttataaaaataaattatattattactcttttaaaaaagTTCACACATATCATGATCTGACCATCTAATTTTTAACAttacttatttataaaattatattaaaagtatttataaaatatttattcatttagtttttacataaattttaatataatttttttttctcttacccATATCATGCCACATAATCTAATTAAAAATTCCATAGGAAATGAATAGTTGCGATTAATGAagaaataataatttcaattgcattaataaataaatagaaaaagcaGATTATGATAAACTTATGgtgcaataaaaaaatttaaaaagttttatataaaaataaaatacttttaatttaatatttattatttgtaaataaataattatttttcaaatggCTAGTTAATTTGTGATAAACCCAGTCGGAAGTAGTTTCTTGGTATTCTGTGTAGCTTCAAAATCTACCGGTCAAAACACACAAAAACGCCCAAAGATTTTTTGCTTCCCTCCAATTCAATCCACTTTATCTCAAACCTCAGACCCCATTCTTCTTCTCTTATCCCTAAATCCTTCTTCTAATTCTAATATCTTCAGTAAGTTAAAATCCTAGCTTTTACTTTTACTTCTCTCAAGAGACTTTCTTAATGGAGCTCACTTGTTTGCATAACAAattcaaatttccttctttaccTCACCTTTCACGTCCATTCTTCAAGAACCCTAACCCCAGAATCTTCCGTCGAAAAATAAACATTCTTTTTCTAGCTTCGGCTTCGGATACTGTTGTGGCTAGTTCAATAAAGGAACTTGGCAGCAAGAAAGATGATGAATTTGGGGACTTGAAATCTTGGATGCACAGAAATGGCTTGCCCCGTTGTAAAGTTGTGCTCAATGAGAGCACTTCACACGATGAGAAGCATATGCCTGTACATTATGTCGCTGCCAGTGAGGATCTTCGGGTAATTAAAATagctttttttttggtttttttctttgtttttattaatgGGGTTTTGTAAAATTCGCGTTTCCTGTTCTGGGTTTTGTAGGCAGGTGATGTGGCGTTTTCGGTGCCCAATT is part of the Gossypium hirsutum isolate 1008001.06 chromosome D11, Gossypium_hirsutum_v2.1, whole genome shotgun sequence genome and encodes:
- the LOC107911759 gene encoding mitochondrial pyruvate carrier 1, whose amino-acid sequence is MEVLRAFVNSPIGPKTTHFWGPVFNWSLPIAAFLDTKKPPEVISGNMTAVMCGYSALFMRFAWVVQPRNLHLLVCHACNETVQLYQLSRWIKAQQNSQKKDETEAPNSNKDD